The Betta splendens chromosome 7, fBetSpl5.4, whole genome shotgun sequence genome includes a window with the following:
- the commd7 gene encoding COMM domain-containing protein 7 isoform X1, which translates to MQLHFSKDVLPDSVSSDFQNLNKFNDQQFHRLIQILFQFLLEPKETDRLLQQLTEFAGDHGMSVGPLRNLMKSTLLVPQGALKKNLTAEQIKEDLLTLGLNEDKATHFSKQWGEHCAALSRLAVAQTLAVNQLVDMEWKFGVTVGTSEVQKVGNIFLQLKLVVRKGSSTENIYMELTLPQFYNFLHEMEKAKLCTDVLQMPTVLPSTQQTVDVQ; encoded by the exons ATGCAGCTTCACTTCAGTAAAGACGTTTTACCGGACTCTGTCAGCTCAGACTTTCAGAACCTCAACAAGTTCAACGACCAG cAATTTCATCGTCTGATTCAGATTCTGTTCCAGTTCCTGCTGGAACCCAAAGAG actgacaggcttctgcagcagctcacagagtTCGCAGGGGACCATGGAATGAGTGTGGGTCCTCTCAGGAACCTGATGAAGAGCACCCTGCTGGTGCCACAAG GAGCCCTGAAGAAGAACCTGACAGCTGAGCAGATCAAAGAAGACCTGCTGACATTAG GACTTAATGAGGACAAGGCCACTCATTTTTCAAAGCAG TGGGGGGAGCACTGTGCCGCTCTGTCCAGACTGGCTGTGGCTCAGACCTTGGCGGTCAATCAGCTGGTCGACATGGAGTGGAAGTTTGGAG TGACTGTCGGCACCAGCGAGGTTCAGAAGGTTGGAAATATCTTTCTGCAG CTGAAACTGGTTGTTAGAAAAGGGAGTTCAACAGAAAACATCTACATGG AACTGACGCTACCTCAGTTTTACAACTTCCTACATGAGATGGAGAAAGCCAAG CTTTGCACGGATGTTCTTCAGATGCCAACCGTCCTCCCCAGCACACAACAAACAgtggatgtacagtaa
- the commd7 gene encoding COMM domain-containing protein 7 isoform X2 — translation MVPSEWAMFGFRSRLTNQFHRLIQILFQFLLEPKETDRLLQQLTEFAGDHGMSVGPLRNLMKSTLLVPQGALKKNLTAEQIKEDLLTLGLNEDKATHFSKQWGEHCAALSRLAVAQTLAVNQLVDMEWKFGVTVGTSEVQKVGNIFLQLKLVVRKGSSTENIYMELTLPQFYNFLHEMEKAKLCTDVLQMPTVLPSTQQTVDVQ, via the exons ATGGTTCCGAGTGAGTGGGCCATGTTCGGGTTTCGGAGTCGGTTGACAAAC cAATTTCATCGTCTGATTCAGATTCTGTTCCAGTTCCTGCTGGAACCCAAAGAG actgacaggcttctgcagcagctcacagagtTCGCAGGGGACCATGGAATGAGTGTGGGTCCTCTCAGGAACCTGATGAAGAGCACCCTGCTGGTGCCACAAG GAGCCCTGAAGAAGAACCTGACAGCTGAGCAGATCAAAGAAGACCTGCTGACATTAG GACTTAATGAGGACAAGGCCACTCATTTTTCAAAGCAG TGGGGGGAGCACTGTGCCGCTCTGTCCAGACTGGCTGTGGCTCAGACCTTGGCGGTCAATCAGCTGGTCGACATGGAGTGGAAGTTTGGAG TGACTGTCGGCACCAGCGAGGTTCAGAAGGTTGGAAATATCTTTCTGCAG CTGAAACTGGTTGTTAGAAAAGGGAGTTCAACAGAAAACATCTACATGG AACTGACGCTACCTCAGTTTTACAACTTCCTACATGAGATGGAGAAAGCCAAG CTTTGCACGGATGTTCTTCAGATGCCAACCGTCCTCCCCAGCACACAACAAACAgtggatgtacagtaa
- the commd7 gene encoding COMM domain-containing protein 7 isoform X3 — protein sequence MQLHFSKDVLPDSVSSDFQNLNKFNDQQFHRLIQILFQFLLEPKETDRLLQQLTEFAGDHGMSVGPLRNLMKSTLLVPQGALKKNLTAEQIKEDLLTLGLNEDKATHFSKQWGEHCAALSRLAVAQTLAVNQLVDMEWKFGVTVGTSEVQKVGNIFLQLKLVVRKGSSTENIYMELTLPQFYNFLHEMEKAKASMEHLS from the exons ATGCAGCTTCACTTCAGTAAAGACGTTTTACCGGACTCTGTCAGCTCAGACTTTCAGAACCTCAACAAGTTCAACGACCAG cAATTTCATCGTCTGATTCAGATTCTGTTCCAGTTCCTGCTGGAACCCAAAGAG actgacaggcttctgcagcagctcacagagtTCGCAGGGGACCATGGAATGAGTGTGGGTCCTCTCAGGAACCTGATGAAGAGCACCCTGCTGGTGCCACAAG GAGCCCTGAAGAAGAACCTGACAGCTGAGCAGATCAAAGAAGACCTGCTGACATTAG GACTTAATGAGGACAAGGCCACTCATTTTTCAAAGCAG TGGGGGGAGCACTGTGCCGCTCTGTCCAGACTGGCTGTGGCTCAGACCTTGGCGGTCAATCAGCTGGTCGACATGGAGTGGAAGTTTGGAG TGACTGTCGGCACCAGCGAGGTTCAGAAGGTTGGAAATATCTTTCTGCAG CTGAAACTGGTTGTTAGAAAAGGGAGTTCAACAGAAAACATCTACATGG AACTGACGCTACCTCAGTTTTACAACTTCCTACATGAGATGGAGAAAGCCAAGGCGAGCATGGAGCATCTCAGCTGA